In the Apteryx mantelli isolate bAptMan1 chromosome 13, bAptMan1.hap1, whole genome shotgun sequence genome, one interval contains:
- the RAB9B gene encoding ras-related protein Rab-9B, producing the protein MSGKSLLLKVILLGDGGVGKSSLMNRYVTNKFDSQAFHTIGVEFLNRDLEVDGRFVTLQIWDTAGQERFKSLRTPFYRGADCCLLTFSVDDRQSFENLSNWQKEFVYYADVKDPEHFPFVVLGNKIDKLERQVSTEEAQTWCMENGNYPYLETSAKDDTNVAVAFEEAVRQVLAVEEQLEHCMLGHTVDLHSSSKSGSSCC; encoded by the coding sequence ATGAGTGGGAAGTCCTTGCTATTGAAGGTCATTCTTCTTGGGGATGGTGGAGTTGGGAAAAGTTCCCTCATGAACCGTTATGTCACCAACAAGTTTGACTCTCAGGCTTTCCACACGATCGGTGTGGAGTTCTTAAACCGGGACCTGGAGGTGGATGGACGTTTTGTGACCCTCCAGATTTGGGACACTGCAGGGCAGGAGAGATTCAAGAGCTTGCGAACCCCCTTTTACAGGGGGGCAGACTGCTGCCTGCTGACCTTTAGCGTGGACGACCGACAAAGCTTCGAGAACCTCAGTAACTGGCAGAAGGAGTTTGTCTATTATGCCGATGTGAAGGACCCTGAACACTTCCCGTTTGTAGTTCTGGGCAACAAGATAGACAAACTTGAAAGACAAGTGAGCACAGAGGAGGCCCAGACCTGGTGCATGGAAAATGGGAACTATCCCTACCTGGAGACTAGCGCCAAGGATGACACCAATGTGGCAGTGGCCTTTGAGGAAGCTGTGCGACAGGTGCTGGCAGTAGAAGAACAGCTAGAGCACTGTATGCTGGGCCATACCGTTGACCTGCATTCCAGCTCCAAATCTGGCTCTTCCTGTTGTTAA
- the PLP1 gene encoding myelin proteolipid protein isoform X2 has protein sequence MGLLECCARCLVGAPFASLVATGLCFFGVALFCGCGHEALTGTEQLIETYFSKNYQDYEYLIDVIHAFQYFIYGTASFFFLYGALLLAEGFYTTGAVRQIFGDYKTTICGKGLSATFVGITYVLSVVWLLVFACSAVPVYIYFTTWTTCQSIANPSKTSASIGTLCADARMYGVLPWNAFPGKVCGSNLLSICKTSEFQMTFHLFIAAFVGAAATLVSLLTFIIAATYNFAVLKLMGRGTKF, from the exons ATGG GCTTGCTGGAGTGCTGCGCCCGGTGCCTCGTCGGGGCGCCCTTCGCCTCGCTGGTGGCCACCGGCCTGTGCTTCTTCGGCGTAGCGCTGTTCTGCGGCTGCGGGCACGAAGCCCTCACGGGCACCGAGCAGCTCATCGAGACCTACTTCTCCAAAAACTACCAGGACTATGAGTATCTCATCGACGT CATCCACGCTTTTCAGTACTTCATCTACGGCACGgcctccttcttcttcctctacggagccctgctgctggccgaagGCTTCTACACCACGGGCGCCGTGCGGCAAATCTTCGGGGACTACAAGACCACCATCTGCGGCAAGGGGCTCAGCGCAACG TTCGTGGGCATCACCTACGTGCTGAGCGTGGTGTGGCTGCTGGTGTTCGCCTGCTCCGCCGTGCCCGTCTACATCTACTTCACCACCTGGACCACCTGCCAGTCCATCGCCAACCCCAGCAAGACCTCCGCCAGCATCGGCACGCTCTGCGCCGACGCCAGGATGTACG GCGTGCTGCCCTGGAACGCCTTCCCCGGCAAGGTGTGCGGCTCCAACCTGCTCTCCATCTGCAAGACCAGCGAG TTCCAGATGACTTTCCACCTCTTCATCGCCGCCTTCGTGGGGGCCGCCGCCACGCTGGTCTCCCTG CTCACCTTCATCATCGCCGCCACTTACAACTTCGCCGTCCTCAAGCTGATGGGTCGAGGCACCAAGTTCTAg
- the PLP1 gene encoding myelin proteolipid protein isoform X1, which translates to MGLLECCARCLVGAPFASLVATGLCFFGVALFCGCGHEALTGTEQLIETYFSKNYQDYEYLIDVIHAFQYFIYGTASFFFLYGALLLAEGFYTTGAVRQIFGDYKTTICGKGLSATVTGGPKGRGARGPQRAHSLQRVCQCLGKWLGHPDKFVGITYVLSVVWLLVFACSAVPVYIYFTTWTTCQSIANPSKTSASIGTLCADARMYGVLPWNAFPGKVCGSNLLSICKTSEFQMTFHLFIAAFVGAAATLVSLLTFIIAATYNFAVLKLMGRGTKF; encoded by the exons ATGG GCTTGCTGGAGTGCTGCGCCCGGTGCCTCGTCGGGGCGCCCTTCGCCTCGCTGGTGGCCACCGGCCTGTGCTTCTTCGGCGTAGCGCTGTTCTGCGGCTGCGGGCACGAAGCCCTCACGGGCACCGAGCAGCTCATCGAGACCTACTTCTCCAAAAACTACCAGGACTATGAGTATCTCATCGACGT CATCCACGCTTTTCAGTACTTCATCTACGGCACGgcctccttcttcttcctctacggagccctgctgctggccgaagGCTTCTACACCACGGGCGCCGTGCGGCAAATCTTCGGGGACTACAAGACCACCATCTGCGGCAAGGGGCTCAGCGCAACGGTAACCGGGGGCCCGAAGGGGAGGGGAGCGCGAGGCCCCCAGCGAGCTCACTCGTTGCAGCGAGTGTGTCAGTGTTTGGGAAAGTGGCTAGGACATCCTGACAAG TTCGTGGGCATCACCTACGTGCTGAGCGTGGTGTGGCTGCTGGTGTTCGCCTGCTCCGCCGTGCCCGTCTACATCTACTTCACCACCTGGACCACCTGCCAGTCCATCGCCAACCCCAGCAAGACCTCCGCCAGCATCGGCACGCTCTGCGCCGACGCCAGGATGTACG GCGTGCTGCCCTGGAACGCCTTCCCCGGCAAGGTGTGCGGCTCCAACCTGCTCTCCATCTGCAAGACCAGCGAG TTCCAGATGACTTTCCACCTCTTCATCGCCGCCTTCGTGGGGGCCGCCGCCACGCTGGTCTCCCTG CTCACCTTCATCATCGCCGCCACTTACAACTTCGCCGTCCTCAAGCTGATGGGTCGAGGCACCAAGTTCTAg